The following are encoded together in the Streptomyces tsukubensis genome:
- the tdh gene encoding L-threonine 3-dehydrogenase, which translates to MKALVKEKAEPGLRLMDVERPQAGPGEVLIKVLRTGICGTDLHIRDWDGWARQSVRAPLVVGHEFSGEVAYTGSGVTGIEKGDLVSGEGHLVCGTCRNCLAGRRHLCRATVGLGVGRDGCFAEYVVLPASNVWVHRAPVDPDIAAIFDPFGNAVHTALSFPLVGEDVLITGAGPIGLMAAAVAKHAGARHVVITDVSEERLALARKVGADLALNVAESTIEEGQRLLGLREGFDVGLEMSGNPAATRDMLANMTHGGRVAMLGLPSEEFAVDWARIVTSMITIKGIYGREMFETWYAMSVLLEGGLDLTPVITGRYRAEEFEAAFDEAAGGHGGKVVLDWTA; encoded by the coding sequence GTGAAGGCGCTGGTCAAGGAGAAAGCGGAGCCGGGACTACGGCTCATGGACGTGGAGCGCCCGCAGGCGGGCCCCGGCGAGGTACTGATCAAGGTCCTCAGGACCGGCATCTGCGGCACCGACCTGCATATCCGCGACTGGGACGGCTGGGCGCGGCAGTCGGTGCGCGCGCCGCTCGTGGTCGGCCACGAGTTCTCGGGCGAGGTGGCGTACACGGGGTCAGGTGTGACCGGGATCGAGAAGGGTGACCTGGTGAGCGGCGAGGGCCACCTCGTCTGCGGTACATGCCGCAACTGTCTCGCGGGACGGCGCCACCTGTGCCGCGCCACCGTCGGCCTCGGTGTCGGCCGTGACGGCTGCTTCGCGGAGTACGTGGTGCTGCCCGCCTCCAACGTGTGGGTGCACCGCGCCCCGGTGGATCCTGACATCGCCGCGATCTTCGACCCCTTCGGCAACGCCGTCCACACCGCGCTCTCCTTTCCCCTGGTCGGCGAGGACGTCCTCATCACGGGCGCGGGCCCCATCGGTCTGATGGCGGCGGCCGTCGCCAAACACGCGGGCGCGCGCCACGTCGTCATCACCGACGTCAGCGAGGAACGCCTCGCCCTCGCTCGCAAGGTAGGCGCCGACCTCGCCCTGAACGTGGCGGAGTCGACCATCGAGGAGGGCCAGCGACTCCTGGGTCTGCGCGAGGGATTCGACGTCGGGCTGGAGATGTCGGGCAACCCGGCAGCCACCCGTGACATGCTCGCCAACATGACCCACGGCGGCCGGGTCGCCATGCTCGGCCTGCCGTCCGAGGAGTTCGCGGTCGACTGGGCGCGGATCGTGACCTCGATGATCACCATCAAGGGGATCTACGGCCGCGAGATGTTCGAGACCTGGTACGCGATGTCGGTCCTGCTCGAAGGCGGACTGGACCTCACACCCGTCATCACGGGACGCTACCGGGCGGAAGAGTTCGAGGCGGCCTTCGACGAGGCCGCCGGCGGCCACGGCGGCAAGGTCGTCCTCGACTGGACCGCGTGA
- a CDS encoding CatB-related O-acetyltransferase translates to MPEQPRVVQLRPLVKSPLIEVGEYSYYDDPDEPTAFETRNVLYHYGPEKLVIGKFCAIGTGARFIMNGANHRMDGPSTFPFPTMGGSWADHFDLLGGLPSRGDTVVGNDVWFGYDAMVMPGVRIGHGAIIGAGSVVTSDVPDYGIVGGDPARLLRTRHSEEDIARLLAVAWWDWPVADITEHVRLIMSGSVTDLEEVVRGRA, encoded by the coding sequence ATGCCGGAGCAGCCGCGCGTGGTGCAGCTGCGGCCCCTGGTGAAGTCCCCGCTGATCGAGGTGGGGGAGTACTCCTACTACGACGACCCGGACGAGCCGACCGCCTTCGAGACCCGCAACGTGCTCTACCACTACGGCCCGGAGAAGCTCGTCATCGGGAAGTTCTGCGCGATCGGCACCGGGGCGCGGTTCATCATGAACGGCGCCAACCACCGTATGGACGGCCCCTCGACGTTCCCCTTCCCCACCATGGGAGGCTCTTGGGCGGATCACTTCGACCTGCTGGGGGGACTGCCCAGCCGCGGAGACACCGTCGTCGGCAACGATGTCTGGTTCGGTTACGACGCCATGGTCATGCCCGGTGTGCGGATCGGGCACGGCGCGATCATCGGCGCGGGATCCGTCGTCACGAGCGACGTGCCCGATTACGGGATCGTCGGCGGCGACCCGGCCCGTCTCCTGCGTACCCGCCACAGCGAGGAGGACATCGCCCGGCTGCTCGCGGTGGCCTGGTGGGACTGGCCGGTGGCGGACATCACGGAGCATGTGCGGCTGATCATGTCGGGGAGCGTCACCGATCTCGAAGAGGTCGTGCGGGGGCGGGCCTGA
- a CDS encoding dienelactone hydrolase family protein translates to MAEVLLFHHAERTGSGTLVERGEAAAQGLPPGLVHAGFSPGVLPAQKLAQTRPGAKGALLLEACVPVTEFGEAWPRTVPVRIHGMDADEFSVGEGDIVAARALVESAPDAELFLCPGDRHLFTDRSLPGYDASAAKQLMERVLDFLRTVDGDTGASAGAGA, encoded by the coding sequence ATGGCCGAGGTACTTCTGTTCCACCATGCCGAGAGGACCGGCTCCGGCACGCTCGTCGAGCGTGGCGAGGCCGCAGCGCAAGGGCTGCCGCCCGGCCTGGTCCACGCCGGGTTCTCGCCCGGCGTCCTGCCGGCGCAGAAGCTCGCCCAGACGCGGCCAGGAGCCAAGGGCGCACTGCTGCTTGAGGCATGCGTTCCCGTCACGGAGTTCGGTGAGGCCTGGCCGCGGACGGTACCGGTGCGTATCCACGGCATGGACGCCGACGAGTTCTCCGTCGGCGAGGGCGACATCGTGGCGGCCCGCGCCCTCGTCGAATCGGCCCCCGACGCCGAACTGTTCCTCTGTCCGGGCGACCGGCACCTCTTCACCGACAGGAGCCTGCCGGGCTACGACGCGAGCGCCGCGAAGCAACTCATGGAACGCGTCCTCGACTTCCTCAGGACCGTGGACGGCGACACGGGCGCGAGTGCGGGCGCGGGCGCGTAA
- a CDS encoding Fpg/Nei family DNA glycosylase → MPELPDVESFRAVLSSCAGGRTIRRVEVYDTGVLHEVSERRLRHDLTGRTFQEPERHGKWLIAGTDGPTVLLHFGMTGMLVCRDRGEGLHPHDRLAFEMDSGCRLRYRDQRKLKGLWLADDSGVAKLLRTQGPDAADIGRDDFEALLSGRRGGIKSLLTDQSRLAGLGNLLADEILWRARLAPSHIAGEIDEDRRRRLYTEMRRTLRSAIGAGRVPARASWLTGHRDIPARHGDSREGRCPRCGTALRHGRVAGRGTVWCPHCQPD, encoded by the coding sequence ATGCCGGAACTGCCCGATGTCGAATCGTTCCGGGCCGTCCTCTCCTCCTGTGCGGGCGGCCGGACGATCAGGCGGGTCGAGGTGTACGACACGGGCGTCCTCCATGAGGTGAGCGAGCGGCGATTGCGCCACGACCTGACGGGGCGGACGTTCCAGGAGCCCGAGCGGCACGGAAAGTGGCTGATCGCCGGGACGGACGGCCCGACGGTCCTGCTGCACTTCGGCATGACGGGGATGCTGGTCTGCCGCGACCGGGGCGAAGGGCTCCACCCGCACGACCGGCTGGCGTTCGAGATGGACTCCGGCTGTCGGCTCCGCTACCGCGATCAGCGCAAGCTCAAGGGGCTCTGGCTGGCCGACGACTCCGGCGTCGCGAAGCTTCTGCGGACACAGGGGCCGGATGCGGCGGACATCGGCCGCGACGACTTCGAGGCGCTCCTGAGCGGGCGGCGGGGAGGGATCAAGTCGCTCCTCACCGATCAGTCCCGGCTGGCGGGGCTCGGCAATCTGCTCGCCGACGAGATCCTGTGGCGTGCGCGGCTGGCCCCCTCACACATCGCGGGGGAGATCGACGAGGACCGGCGTCGGCGCCTCTACACGGAGATGCGGCGCACCCTGCGTTCCGCGATCGGCGCCGGCCGCGTACCGGCGCGCGCGTCCTGGCTCACCGGCCACCGGGACATCCCGGCCCGCCACGGGGACTCGCGGGAGGGGAGGTGCCCGCGCTGCGGTACGGCTCTGCGACACGGGAGGGTGGCGGGGAGGGGGACGGTCTGGTGTCCGCACTGCCAGCCCGACTGA
- a CDS encoding MarR family winged helix-turn-helix transcriptional regulator, giving the protein MHQLPDPDGKDTSRAGPEAGRHDEQLIENAARGLLRGIGKLSQALFRIGDFGLSRSHMGVLDAMEDRPRRVTELATYTGVTQPRVTVVLQDLEDRGLVERRRSAKDRRAVEASLTPAGADLLRQGRQRMSAALLDALRADVEDPEHTVAVARDAVSTLLHAFEPEIS; this is encoded by the coding sequence ATGCATCAATTGCCGGACCCCGATGGGAAGGACACGTCGCGCGCCGGACCGGAAGCCGGACGCCACGACGAACAGCTCATCGAAAACGCCGCCCGCGGCCTGCTCAGAGGTATCGGCAAGCTCTCCCAGGCCCTCTTCCGCATCGGTGACTTCGGACTGTCCCGCAGCCACATGGGCGTACTCGACGCCATGGAGGACAGGCCCCGCCGTGTCACCGAGCTCGCCACGTACACCGGGGTCACCCAGCCGCGCGTCACGGTCGTCCTCCAGGACCTGGAGGACCGAGGACTCGTGGAGAGACGTAGATCCGCCAAGGACAGGCGAGCGGTCGAGGCGTCCCTCACGCCCGCCGGCGCCGACCTCCTGCGCCAAGGGCGTCAGCGTATGAGCGCCGCCCTCCTCGACGCGCTCCGCGCCGACGTCGAGGACCCCGAGCACACCGTGGCCGTCGCCCGTGACGCCGTATCGACCCTTCTGCACGCTTTCGAACCGGAGATCAGTTGA
- a CDS encoding FUSC family protein: MSTPATESPETAAVPAEGGQGRGGSVAPRRVGGPRHWWDWVLAADPGLGQLQSGWRSLVSMVTALAVGYGMSVALSLPAMLGMMVGGMMGLMSAFAVAENTPKRLARAILWMPFPYSAVLPLAAWLHQDRALEITLMVVALAVTFFLARFGALALLTGMMLFNAFMVGMMADIPLNLCGKLFVVAVVSAAAVLAARLLLCCPMPREDLLRTQRAFVIESRRVADAAISALDPDADHEVAVRRMRKSLRRLNVTTVTIDGRLGQPEVAADPDTAELLHQRLFDAELALQGIGQSVQRLTRLQVTAELREAIVVGLVIARDTPLGRSDALRLAGQLVQQQATAVLERPGIDSDEAEAAALARRVGNLIDSLASALTDWLDLGWNSPTERAKVPFQPVIALEQNRPAGTGAVARRVSAAQDVQGWQRAIPYLRAPLHAGVAAAIVCPITDAIDPQRFYWGLVGVMITLFGTNTTHERLRKLAHRMAGTVVGAVIGIALLRLIGPGHIYWTLTVIVAGLSIGAWGIQRQYAYWVVGLVTALVQLYGMSTPYDGMDHLLAERLLDNGLGILIAIACAALIFPVSSRKITQEAERGYVSAVEHLISQTVLRWREPEAPVRLRGAARGVDAALFQIRGVARPLVRMPMGVRGRSPDNRVALLSTATGHARAFAAAADMDIDLPAAIRDRVERITELFAESLQVLDRHFATGEAGGTWVRVGPYIHDLEAALRGPGGPRAERLQRALQELAALDEALAGYAEARSLATTTQVPAPGSSPAATRLGGESDGGAGRSPSLDRRTTAALAAWAAHSRRAGDTRGTGTSRLAPAAAPERVAPLPARRTESPRGAATAIGTAGSSVTVVGSLSCADHPGGCDAWITVVSDRGKRQPGVRAVRGRYRVTGLRPGGYTVVASGAAHAPRAEFLSLSPSDSGRELRFDIELEPASKP, translated from the coding sequence TTGAGCACCCCAGCCACCGAAAGCCCCGAAACGGCCGCCGTTCCCGCTGAAGGAGGGCAGGGCCGCGGCGGCTCGGTCGCTCCTCGCCGGGTCGGCGGCCCTCGACACTGGTGGGACTGGGTACTCGCAGCCGACCCCGGGCTCGGCCAGTTGCAGTCCGGGTGGCGTTCCCTGGTCTCCATGGTCACCGCGCTCGCCGTCGGCTACGGCATGTCCGTCGCGCTGAGCCTGCCCGCCATGCTGGGCATGATGGTCGGCGGCATGATGGGGCTGATGAGTGCCTTCGCCGTCGCGGAGAACACTCCCAAACGGCTGGCGCGCGCCATCCTCTGGATGCCGTTCCCCTACTCGGCCGTTCTGCCGCTCGCCGCGTGGCTGCACCAGGACCGGGCGCTGGAGATCACCCTGATGGTGGTGGCCCTGGCCGTCACGTTCTTCCTCGCCAGGTTCGGGGCGTTGGCCCTGCTCACCGGGATGATGCTCTTCAACGCGTTCATGGTCGGCATGATGGCCGACATTCCGCTGAACCTCTGCGGCAAGCTGTTCGTCGTCGCTGTGGTGTCCGCTGCGGCCGTACTCGCCGCGAGGCTGCTGCTCTGCTGCCCGATGCCCCGCGAGGACCTGCTCCGTACGCAGCGGGCGTTCGTCATCGAATCGCGCCGCGTGGCCGACGCGGCCATCTCCGCCCTCGATCCGGACGCCGATCACGAGGTCGCCGTCCGGCGGATGCGCAAGAGTCTGCGCCGGCTCAACGTCACGACGGTCACCATCGACGGCCGCCTCGGGCAGCCCGAGGTGGCGGCCGACCCCGACACCGCCGAACTCCTCCACCAGCGTCTCTTCGACGCGGAACTCGCCCTCCAGGGCATCGGCCAGTCCGTCCAGCGGCTGACCCGGCTCCAGGTGACCGCGGAACTCCGCGAGGCCATAGTCGTGGGGCTCGTCATCGCGCGGGACACGCCTCTGGGCCGTTCCGACGCGCTCCGGCTGGCGGGGCAGCTCGTCCAGCAACAGGCCACCGCCGTCCTGGAACGGCCGGGAATCGACTCCGACGAGGCCGAGGCCGCCGCCCTCGCCCGACGGGTCGGCAACCTCATCGACTCGCTCGCCTCGGCCCTCACCGACTGGCTCGACCTCGGGTGGAACTCCCCCACCGAGCGGGCCAAGGTCCCCTTCCAGCCCGTCATCGCGCTGGAGCAGAACCGGCCCGCGGGGACGGGCGCCGTCGCCCGGCGGGTCTCCGCCGCGCAGGATGTCCAGGGCTGGCAGCGCGCCATCCCCTATCTGCGCGCGCCGCTGCACGCCGGGGTCGCCGCCGCGATCGTCTGCCCCATCACCGACGCCATCGACCCCCAGCGGTTCTACTGGGGCCTGGTCGGCGTGATGATCACTCTCTTCGGCACCAACACCACGCATGAACGGTTGCGCAAGCTCGCTCACCGCATGGCGGGCACCGTCGTCGGCGCCGTGATCGGCATCGCCCTGCTGCGCCTGATCGGTCCCGGCCACATCTACTGGACCCTGACCGTCATCGTGGCGGGCCTCAGCATCGGTGCCTGGGGTATCCAACGCCAGTACGCCTACTGGGTGGTCGGACTCGTCACCGCCCTCGTCCAGCTCTACGGCATGTCCACCCCGTACGACGGAATGGACCATCTGCTGGCCGAGCGGCTGCTCGACAACGGCCTCGGCATACTGATCGCCATCGCCTGCGCGGCGCTGATCTTCCCGGTCTCCAGCAGGAAGATCACCCAGGAGGCCGAGCGCGGCTACGTCTCGGCCGTGGAGCACCTGATCTCGCAGACGGTGCTGCGGTGGCGGGAGCCGGAGGCCCCCGTCAGGCTCCGGGGCGCGGCACGCGGTGTCGACGCGGCGCTCTTCCAGATCCGCGGGGTGGCGCGGCCCCTGGTGCGGATGCCGATGGGCGTACGCGGGCGCAGCCCGGACAACCGGGTCGCCCTCCTCTCCACGGCGACGGGCCACGCCCGTGCGTTCGCCGCCGCGGCCGACATGGACATCGATCTGCCCGCGGCGATCCGCGACAGGGTCGAGCGGATCACCGAGCTGTTCGCGGAATCCCTCCAGGTGCTCGACCGGCACTTCGCGACGGGTGAGGCCGGGGGTACGTGGGTACGGGTCGGTCCCTACATCCACGACCTGGAAGCCGCGTTGCGCGGCCCCGGAGGACCGCGCGCCGAGCGACTCCAGCGGGCGCTTCAGGAACTGGCGGCGCTGGACGAGGCGTTGGCCGGTTACGCCGAGGCGAGGAGTCTCGCCACGACCACCCAGGTGCCCGCGCCCGGCTCCTCCCCCGCCGCCACGCGACTCGGCGGCGAGAGCGACGGGGGCGCCGGGCGCTCCCCGTCGCTGGACCGCCGCACCACGGCGGCGCTGGCCGCGTGGGCCGCGCACAGCCGCCGGGCGGGCGACACCCGGGGGACCGGCACGTCGCGGCTCGCGCCCGCCGCCGCGCCGGAGCGGGTCGCTCCCCTTCCCGCGCGGCGGACGGAGTCACCTCGGGGTGCGGCGACGGCCATTGGCACGGCTGGTTCTTCTGTCACGGTGGTGGGCTCGCTCAGCTGTGCGGACCATCCGGGCGGCTGCGACGCGTGGATCACGGTGGTCAGCGACCGGGGCAAACGCCAGCCGGGGGTACGGGCCGTCAGGGGCCGCTACCGCGTCACCGGCCTGCGGCCAGGCGGCTACACGGTGGTCGCCTCGGGGGCGGCCCACGCCCCTCGCGCCGAGTTCCTCTCCCTGTCGCCGTCGGACAGTGGCAGGGAGCTGCGCTTCGACATCGAGCTGGAGCCGGCCTCCAAGCCGTGA
- a CDS encoding FG-GAP-like repeat-containing protein, with protein sequence MPWERRRDAHSALSVRRGRGGRAGASLAAALLVTGGLTILSLTPQEAHAAEGKAASADDFNGDGYGDLVSGAPGGTISGKAQAGYVAVTYGSAKGIDPAKKSVVSRSTSGVPGAAAAKARFGETFSKGDLDGDGYSDLVIGSADGDSGSVIMWGSPSGLTGGTAVAKFGATPQVGDFDGDGKADLALFGAAAVDGDDPTTQQANLFKGPISRAGTPSARLDFLDKSTWWGYENDDSACATDDSCVDGPHSISGPVVAKAVGDVNGDDKDDIAVWYYNGDGMWGNQVLIGGATGFKTSGAIGGIQSSGDEAATGIGDVDGDGYDDVVLGSSSDNSKVTVQHGSASGLDPDRVQSFDQTLPGFYGAQEAGDNLGSCVSVADVTGDGRAEVALGISGEDFSGLTDAGSFALLHGTKSGVTGEGSQVLNQNSAGVPGVAEKGDKFGAACALVDVDGDGHRDLAVSSAAENDSAGAVWSLRGTATGLTTDGTKAFAPGDLGAPVTKSLFGSSLR encoded by the coding sequence ATGCCATGGGAACGACGTCGTGACGCACACAGTGCACTGAGCGTCCGCAGGGGACGGGGCGGGCGTGCGGGAGCGTCACTCGCCGCCGCGCTTCTGGTGACGGGTGGTCTGACCATTCTGTCGCTCACCCCCCAAGAGGCTCACGCCGCGGAGGGCAAGGCCGCCTCCGCCGACGACTTCAACGGTGACGGGTACGGCGACCTCGTCTCCGGCGCACCGGGCGGCACCATATCCGGCAAGGCCCAGGCGGGCTATGTGGCGGTGACGTACGGCTCAGCGAAGGGGATCGACCCCGCGAAGAAGAGCGTCGTGAGCCGTTCGACGAGCGGTGTGCCCGGCGCTGCCGCGGCCAAGGCCCGCTTCGGGGAGACCTTCAGCAAGGGCGACCTCGACGGAGACGGCTACAGCGACCTCGTGATCGGCTCCGCCGACGGGGACTCGGGCAGCGTCATCATGTGGGGCTCCCCCTCGGGGCTGACCGGCGGCACCGCTGTCGCCAAATTCGGTGCGACGCCGCAGGTCGGCGACTTCGACGGGGACGGCAAGGCCGACCTCGCGCTGTTCGGCGCCGCCGCTGTCGACGGCGACGACCCCACGACACAGCAGGCGAACCTTTTCAAGGGCCCCATCTCGCGTGCGGGCACCCCGTCCGCACGGCTCGACTTCCTCGACAAGTCCACGTGGTGGGGGTACGAGAACGACGACTCGGCGTGCGCGACGGACGACAGCTGCGTCGACGGCCCGCATTCGATCAGTGGCCCCGTCGTCGCCAAGGCGGTAGGTGACGTCAACGGCGACGACAAGGACGACATCGCGGTCTGGTACTACAACGGCGACGGCATGTGGGGCAACCAGGTCCTGATCGGCGGTGCCACCGGCTTCAAGACGTCCGGCGCGATCGGGGGGATCCAGTCCTCAGGCGACGAGGCCGCCACGGGGATCGGCGACGTCGACGGTGACGGATACGACGACGTGGTGCTCGGAAGCAGCAGCGACAACAGCAAGGTCACTGTCCAGCACGGATCGGCCTCCGGCCTCGACCCCGACCGCGTGCAGTCCTTCGACCAGACCCTGCCGGGGTTCTACGGCGCCCAGGAGGCCGGCGACAACCTCGGCTCCTGCGTCTCGGTGGCCGATGTCACCGGCGACGGCCGCGCGGAGGTCGCGCTCGGCATCAGCGGCGAGGACTTCAGCGGTCTGACGGACGCGGGCTCCTTCGCCCTGCTCCACGGTACGAAGTCCGGTGTCACGGGTGAGGGCAGCCAGGTCCTCAACCAGAACAGCGCCGGTGTGCCCGGAGTGGCCGAGAAGGGCGACAAGTTCGGCGCGGCCTGCGCCCTCGTCGATGTCGACGGCGACGGCCACCGCGACCTCGCTGTCTCGTCGGCCGCGGAGAACGACTCGGCCGGCGCCGTGTGGTCCCTGCGCGGTACCGCGACGGGTCTCACCACGGACGGCACGAAGGCCTTCGCCCCCGGTGACCTCGGCGCCCCCGTCACCAAGTCGCTGTTCGGCAGCTCCCTGCGCTGA